The genomic region TAGCTTGTGCTACAGTAGGTGTGTAGGCAGCTACATTTTGTAGGTTAAAACAAATGAGGCCAGTGGCAAAATACAGCATTTCCATATTGGTTTCCTGATGGGCCTGGAGCTTGAAGGGCAATCACATCCTATGTTTTGACTATAAACACCGTCGAGGTGACCTCAATTTGCATGGCGATATCGTTTGTCCGAAGTGAGTAAGGCAGCTTGTGAAGGAGAGGTTGCAGCTAGGAGAAGGCCCTGGAGGAACAGCTGGTTAGAGCATGGGAGGTGAACCCCGGGGCGGCTGGGTTAAGGGCGATGTCCAGTTATGCTTGCTGCATCAGCCCTCAGGCAAGATAACCTGGTAAGTGTGTGGACTTGGGCTTTGCCTACCCTGAGGGGCTACGCTGAAAAGAGCATAAATACAAGCTGCTGTGGCTCACCACTGATTAAAAGTGATCCACCTGGGCACGAGCGGCGCTTTGAAGTGCAATGATAAAACAAAAGCTGATGGCTTGTGCTAATTCGGTGGCTAAGTGATTTCATTTCTCACTACATTATGGTAGGACAGCATTATTTTCTGGCACTGGGAAGAACAGAAGCTGCTGCCAGAAGTAATAAAGTTAAGTGTTCTGTTAAGTGCATGCACTACTCATCAGCCTTCAGATGCAAGGCTTGGACACGGGTATGTAAGGAGCAGATAGACCAAGTATAATGTTGTAGCCACACATGGAAGAAGACAGGGGCGAATATGAATAACACAAGCCGCAATCAATGGAGCTACAGGAAGAGATGAAATGTCAGGTCTGTTTCCCCTCCTGTTCAAGCCCTCAACAGATGCTGGGTGACACGCTGGCTTCTCCCTCACAGTTAGCTCAGCTTAATGACTGTTTAAATGTCTGACGGGCTAAAAAGAAAGCCTCACCTCGCTGATAAACTCTCTCAGTTGCCTGGTTACCTGCCCGAGCAGGTTGCCTGTGCAGTTATTAGGTAGCcgagaggagagggaaggacGGAACCCGATACCTCAGAGATTACAGTCAATGGTCAGCGccattctctgtctctctccccgTCTTTCCACCCCAAGTCCCTTGTGAAACAGTAGGGACCATTCTCTACGCCACTAACAGGGCCGTCTTTCTTGTGGCTGTCTCGGTCTCCTCCCACAGATGGAGTGGTAAAAGAGTAGGGTGTGTGGGTGAGGGCATGTGagtgcatgttgtgtgtgtgtgtgtgtgtgcgagataaaatgcaaataatactTGTCATCACTTGCCATAAATGTTAAACCGGTTTAACTCAGTGGTCAAACGTGATTAAAAGCCTATATTTAAATATAGCTGTAGTAATGAGTGAAAATCAAGAAAACTCAATTATTTTACATGATTTCCTGAATAGAAATGTTCATTATAATCCTTGATGTCGTTTAGGGAAGCACAAAAGTGTcttaagtgttttattattaagtgtAATGGAACATACTGTACCTGACAACACAATACTGTAGACGTCGCGCCACTCTAATAAATAGCATGACAGCTTCACAGTTTAAACTAATATAAAGGGGGCTTTTAAATGCTATAATTGaagcacatgaacacacaccaTCTCTTCAATTAGCTCTCTTGTGCAGCCATTAAATTGTGCCCTATTCACCCCATACTGAATGTATCAACAGTGATTTCCTGAGCCCATGGAATGTAAAATGCAATTTGAATATCTGTTAACCGCTGCGTATTAAATACCTCACAGGTTACCTGACAGGATCCCTTTACTCTTTAATTGCAATTTAAGTACCCTAACGAAGTGCCCCACACCACAAGAAAAgaatcttttctcttttgtgtaGTTTGGTCACTGAGAATAGAGTTCGTCCAAGACACtatattttaacaaatgctCGGTCCATGAAAGTTACAGCAGCCTTTATTATAGAcggtaaatatataaatatataagcGGTGCATAGTGACACACAAtacatgctgctgcagcaacagcaaataGAGTGCCCTTTTAATTATGCAGGAGACATCTGAAAGCAACAGCACTCCTCACACTCTGGGAAGCAGCTCAGTGAATACACTGTATTAGAAGCTGTTAGAGACAGAGCTGAGGAAGAGAACGGAGAGAAGTAAAAAGGGGAGTGAAATGATTTGAGAGGAGAAATAGAAGGCGGAAGGAAGATGGATAAAGCGAGATGAGAGAggagattaaaaaagaaaccactGCAGGAAAGAAAGGCAAGGTAGAGAGCACTATTGTAAAGGGTATGATGTGGCAGAGGCTGAATAAAACGCAGAGAGAAAATGGGTGGATGGGAAGGGAAGCAAGGATGTACTACACAGGGCCAAAGCAGAATCTGGAGGTGAAAAGGCGACAGTGGGGCTCAGAATATAAAACACGAGCACAGAAGTGTCCAACGGTAaaggcaaaaaaacagaaaatgaaaaaacaatgcAGCTGTGTTGTGCGAGAGAACAGCACTTCAGAATTCTTACAGAGTAGCTGCTGACACCAAGTAAAACAAAGATCAATAATTCATTAGACTGCcacatgaaacacataaaaCGGTGTTCTTTTGCCTGAAAACGCAAATCAGCTGACTTCATTATGtattaactttgtttttcactgctgTTGCACCtagcagtgaaaaaaaaaaaaagaacacccAAAAATATAAAGCCGAGATTGATAAAAGCACACATTTCCTGGAATTTGATGTGGAAGCAAGTTATGCCACctacgtttttatttttttttttatttctctatcttttactctttttttttttttgcatatggTAAGAAAGGTTTACTGAGAGGCAAGGAGCAGAAAAAGGCAATAACAGAAGCGGAAGGTAAGATGAGCTGGAACGAGGCAGGTAGATGGcgtacatttatttataagtatgggaagtgatttttttctgtttttttaagtaaaaaatacaCTGGAAGGTCAATAATTTGCAAAGTGCAGAAGGATGTTAATGTCGCCCCCTTGGCCTGATGTTCCTACTCAACTTGAAACCATAAAATTCACTTACAAAGCCgtgtttgtgctgcattcaACCTCCATCtacctttctgttttttgttttttttttcctctcccctttTCACCAGAAGTTAAGGTAACCCTTGTCACAGACAGAGGGCAGGGCGGAGCTTGACATGGCTAAAGAGAGTGTAGTCAGCAGCCCCTGCCATGCTCCCCtctgggataaaaaaaaaaacaaaccaaatccTTATGTGAGCTGTCTACAGCACTCCGGCACACATTTGCCAAGGTTAGTAGTTTTGACACCcctgacagaaaatgaaacctCAACACATGATACgtgataaaagtgaaaaagctGCACGAGTTCGGTTGAGTCGTAACAACACCCCTTCCTTAGCTAATCTAAACCTTTCTCTTCCCTTTTCAAAATTACATGTGAATGGCACTCCAAACCAAAACAGATCAATACCACTAACTTGACACACATTAGCACCATAAAGGCAACAAGACTACTGAGACTAGCCCTGTCAGAAAGCATTATGGTAGAGAGAACactaagaagaagaaacacaagacATTTAAGAGTagtggaggagggggtgggggaaAAAACAAGAACACGGAGATGTCTCTTCTTACCTGTTTGTTGTACTTGTTGATAGTTTGACTGCTGTATTCAGAGCAGTGGTCAGATCCAAGGGAAATGTTATCTCCGGTGCCAACAAAGGTGTTGGCAGGGGGCAGGTCCTGAACTGCCTGGTGCTTTTTTCCAGCTGTTGGGGACTGTGGGTGAAGCTGAACAGTGGGTAATGGTGAACTGGACTTGTAGTGCCGGGCCAGATCTGGGCTCCCTGGCCCTCCATTGACTGAACGGTAGCGACCCATGCCAGGACTGTCCGACAGCTTCTCGTTGACGCCGTCATATCGCTGCCCGTTGGGTTTGGAGGCCTCTACAGTGACGATACTGCTATAGAGTGGCTGTTTggatttctgtttcttcttgtctttcttgGGTTTCTTGGATTTGTCGTGCTGCTGCGGTGTGAAAAAGTCCTCGTGATCCTTCTTGCCAGCCTCGTAGCCGTTCTTATTCTTTGGGCGGCAATAACGGGCCATGACGACAACAAGAATGATAAGGATGACTGTCATGATGCCCGAAACTACTCCGATAACAATGCTCAAGCGCTGTTTGCTTAGATCATAGTTGGGGTCACCGGCGATGTTGGTGTTGAGAGATGTGCTCAGGCTCTTGGCCACCTGGGTTTCTACAACCGTGGAGTTGGAAACAGTCTCGTTAACATACACATGAACCAGTGTCGTGGTGCTCTGGGAAGGCTGCCCGCTGTCGTTCACTTGGACCACCAGCCTGTGGAGGCCGTAATGCTTCTGCTCCAGTTTCCCAACCAGTGAGATGACCCCAGTGCCCCCATCGATCTCAAACAGCTTAAAGGGGTTTCCTCCAATGATGCTGTAATTCAGGTCTGCGTTTATGCCAGTGTCGCTGTCAGTTGCTATGACAGTTCTTACTACTGTTCTGATATTACTGGAGGGGGGAAGAAGAGTGTAGGAGCTGTTTATTGGGAAAGTGACCGTCGGTGCATTGTCATTTTCATCCATGACAAAGAGTGAAACTGTGGCAGTGGCGGATCTGGGGGGGTCACCACCATCCACAGCTTTGACACGGAAGGTGTATGTAGTTTTCTGCTCTCGGTCAAAGGACAGCGTGGAGAAAATAGTGCCAGTATCGTTTTCAATAGAAAAGatgtcttcctcttcctcaatGAAAAGACTCATCTCTGCATTTTGGCCTTTATCTGCATCGATGACTGTAACCATGCCAACTGGGCTGTTGGGCTCAAGGTTCTCTTTAACATAGAAGGTGAACACATCCTGCATGAACTTTGGTTCATTGTCATTCCTGTCGGCCACAAGGACGACCACTGTTGCAGAGCCCTGAAGAGTGTTTATGCCCTTATCTTTGGCTATCACTTTGAATTCGTAGCGCTCTGTTTGTTCTCTATCCAGAATGGTGTTTACTCGGATGTCTCCACTGTCTGCATCGATATAGAAAATCCCATTTACCGATGAGTCAAGGGAATAGGCTATTTCTGCGTTCTTCCCACTATCTGCGTCGATGGCTGCCACTGTTGTCACCCTTTCTCCAGGGGCATTGTTTTCTGGAAACGACACCTCCACTACATTCTGGCTGAAGATAGGAGGATTGTCGTTAGTGTCACCCACTTTGACGATAAGAGAGTTATTACTTGCCAGACTGGGGCTTCCAGAGTCCACAGCCACTATGACCACATTGTATTCCTGTGTGGCCTCGTAGTCCAGCGGTGCAGACGTGTGGAGGAagtatttctttttgttctgcTCACCCTCCATTTCACTGGCTGGTTTGAGCTGAAAGGGCACATCCCCTACCACCGTGCAAGTCACAATGCCGTTCTCCCCCTGGTCTCGGTCTGACACCTGAACTAAGGCAATGGGTGTGTCCACCACCACATCCTCAGCCACAGTTTGCTATCCCATCTTTTAAGAAAATGCGTCCAATCTTCCTTATCTCTATAGCAGGAACGTTGTCGTTCTCATCCTTGATGTTCAACACCACAGTGGCCTTGTCCATTTTGGGTGGCTGGCCTCGGTCACGGGCCATTACTGTGAACCTCAGTTGGCTCACTTCTTCACGGTCAATGCGGTGCAAAACACTCAACCACCCCGTGCTCTCATCCAACCTCAGCAGCCTCCTCACTGACTCCGTGGCCGCCCCGAACACATACTCTATTTGACCATTAACCCCTACGTCTGCGTCAGCTGCTTTGAGCTGTAGTATGGGGGCGCCGGGGGAGCTGTTTTCAGGTAGGTCAGCTTCATACACACTCTTTTCAAACCTGGGGCTATTGTCATTCACATCAGTGATCATCACCCTCAGTATAGCTTGGGAGGAGCGAGGAGGGTCTCCTCCATCCCTAACACGCAGTGTGAGCTCATAGGAGTCTCTCTGTTCCCTATCAAGGGCCCCTTTAATGATGAGCTGAGGCTGTTTCTCTCCATCGGTAGTGTCAGCAACTTGCAGTTCAAAGACACTGCTCCTGCTCGCGCCTTCCTCAAATCTCCTCTTTCCCGAGTATGAATCCCCAGAAGACCCCAATCGCCTCGAGTTCTCCCCATTGTCCTGGATAAGCTCATATCTCTCTATTCCATTTCTGCCAAAATCTCTGTCTGTGGCTGTGGGCAGCAGATAAAGGGTTCCAATGGGTCTGTTTTCCTCCACAGACAGGGTCAGGACAGGCGAAGGGAAAGAAGGAGTGTTATCATTTATATCTAATATAATGACTTTCCCCTCAAAGAGATCGACCCAGCTCTGAGCCGGTCCAATGACTGACACTTCAAAATCTATAAAGCACTCATTCTCATCAAATATCATTTGGCACTGCTGTAATTTCTCCCGGTCTATCCGCCTCTCGTTAGTGGTGAGCTCACCTGTTATGTTGTCTATTTTGAAAAAATCGGAGCCCGATTCTAGCGTGAATGTCACCTCACCGGACCCGGCAACAATCCCCAGGTCGGCGGCCACGTTCCCTACTCTGATGTCGGCGGGTCCCTCCTCAGCCAAACGGTACCGGAGCACTTGCTTGGCTGCGGGCTGATGCACAAGCTGCAGGATGAGCATGCAATAGTACAAATAGTCCACTGCACCAGTAGTCCTCATTGTTCTCTCCTGAAAAATGTCCAgttaaatttgaaaaaaaaaaaggcaaaaaaaaattatttaatcaCTAATAAAAGTCCGAATGTGAGGAAAGAAGATGCCGTTTTCATTAAGAGCAAAGCCCTCGGTTGCGGGATGTGTGAGACTTCATCCTCCGGACGACTTCCTAcatcgctgctgctgctgctgctgcagtggaaaAGCAGCAAGTGCCACGGGCTTTTCCTCTCTTATccgcttctcctcctccagcaccgGGTCTCAGTTGCTTTTTTCTCCCCGTTTAGTTTGAGCACAACGAGCCGCAgtgatattaaaaaaacacacaccacagacagagagagagcgagagagaggctCCGTGCGCGTTGGCACAAACAGGCTACGCGcgtaaaaataataaaaaaataaaaaataaaaaaaaaaagcccaaatGTTACAGTCCGAACATCACAGCACCAAAAAAGTCCACATGCGCCGTTTTACTCACAGTTTGCGCTGAGAATCTCCCGGGCTGCAGTATCCCTCTGTCCGATTATATGTCCACATATGTCAGAGGATCATTGAAATGCCCGCGCAGTTTCCAAACTCATCACactgaggtgtgtgtggtggtgggggaggaggaggaaagtgtTGACAGCGGGTCAACTCTCCCGATTTTCACAACGTGAATGTGAAGCAGCATTACCTGTCCTGCTGCCTAGtgtgctcctcttcctccaagTCACTTGCAACACGGCGCACAGTGTAGGCTGTagttttcctctcctcttgaGAGTCAACTCCACAACGCAGAAcctgatatgaaaaaaaaaaaataaaaaaatctatcaGGATGAAGTGACAAAGGGAAAATTCAAAAcgtaatttcctttttttttggaaaCGCTGCTTGAATTCCTCAGTTTGtccactatatatatatatgttcagCCTGTTCCCTCACCTGCAGACGCGCCGCATGTGTTGGCAGCCCCTATCTGCAGCACTGTGAGAGGGATTCACAAATGATATTGCAgtccttctctctttccctccctctccctctctctctccccttctctctctctctcctctctctctctctctctctctccgtctctccaCCCCCTCCGGTGTCTTCTCCCCCAGCAGCGCACGTAAACAGGGTCGGACTTTGGTCTTGGTCGCTGGATTCAGAGTAGAGCAGACAACATTTGACGAAAATGGAccaaagaagagagagagaggggggggggggggggggggggagagagagagagagagagagagacataataTGGTGGTTTTCATCGGTAATTT from Anabas testudineus chromosome 18, fAnaTes1.2, whole genome shotgun sequence harbors:
- the pcdh7b gene encoding LOW QUALITY PROTEIN: protocadherin-7b (The sequence of the model RefSeq protein was modified relative to this genomic sequence to represent the inferred CDS: deleted 2 bases in 2 codons), with product MRTTGAVDYLYYCMLILQLVHQPAAKQVLRYRLAEEGPADIRVGNVAADLGIVAGSGEVTFTLESGSDFFKIDNITGELTTNERRIDREKLQQCQMIFDENECFIDFEVSVIGPAQSWVDLFEGKVIILDINDNTPSFPSPVLTLSVEENRPIGTLYLLPTATDRDFGRNGIERYELIQDNGENSRRLGSSGDSYSGKRRFEEGASRSSVFELQVADTTDGEKQPQLIIKGALDREQRDSYELTLRVRDGGDPPRSSQAILRVMITDVNDNSPRFEKSVYEADLPENSSPGAPILQLKAADADVGVNGQIEYVFGAATESVRRLLRLDESTGWLSVLHRIDREEVSQLRFTVMARDRGQPPKMDKATVVLNIKDENDNVPAIEIRKIGRIFLKDGIANVAEDVVVDTPIALVQVSDRDQGENGIVTCTVVGDVPFQLKPASEMEGEQNKKKYFLHTSAPLDYEATQEYNVVIVAVDSGSPSLASNNSLIVKVGDTNDNPPIFSQNVVEVSFPENNAPGERVTTVAAIDADSGKNAEIAYSLDSSVNGIFYIDADSGDIRVNTILDREQTERYEFKVIAKDKGINTLQGSATVVVLVADRNDNEPKFMQDVFTFYVKENLEPNSPVGMVTVIDADKGQNAEMSLFIEEEEDIFSIENDTGTIFSTLSFDREQKTTYTFRVKAVDGGDPPRSATATVSLFVMDENDNAPTVTFPINSSYTLLPPSSNIRTVVRTVIATDSDTGINADLNYSIIGGNPFKLFEIDGGTGVISLVGKLEQKHYGLHRLVVQVNDSGQPSQSTTTLVHVYVNETVSNSTVVETQVAKSLSTSLNTNIAGDPNYDLSKQRLSIVIGVVSGIMTVILIILVVVMARYCRPKNKNGYEAGKKDHEDFFTPQQHDKSKKPKKDKKKQKSKQPLYSSIVTVEASKPNGQRYDGVNEKLSDSPGMGRYRSVNGGPGSPDLARHYKSSSPLPTVQLHPQSPTAGKKHQAVQDLPPANTFVGTGDNISLGSDHCSEYSSQTINKYNKQPFRRVTFSVVSQPQDPHQQGSLQSCYDSGLDESETPSSKSSSGPGWAPFPSLRTATRGQRRMAVSVRQSTWKMEKKSIKNSRPLPDVAMTGKCTRECDEYGHSDSCWMPVRTSPERRPSKSTTTPQQPKLSTFMSGNGSGSSSVEQPGSQETLAMAAMANGDPTAAHMMGDRNRNLLNKKMASSSSSYEAFGSPSYGSAGGGEEVLGHPTEEIPLAPTGEYKPTSCGTLTRREVYL